A genomic segment from Drosophila willistoni isolate 14030-0811.24 chromosome 2L unlocalized genomic scaffold, UCI_dwil_1.1 Seg168, whole genome shotgun sequence encodes:
- the LOC6652096 gene encoding phosphatidate phosphatase LPIN3 isoform X3, whose protein sequence is MNRLVRAFSNFRDFYNDINAATLTGAIDVIAVEQEDGEFQCSPFHVRFGKLGVLRSREKVVDIEINGVPVDIQMKLGDSGEAFFVEEYPEDDDEELPENLATSPIPKSFLQSLEHKANDTLEDISGVTADNKNASEELQIPLPLPRRNSIDFSKEEPKETVAEGVKFENQVSDYTQRRHTDNTLERRNLSEKIKEFTTQKIRQEWAEHEELFQGEKKPIEKGENQVEELKPETQPEAEAFARPAEVVVPAPAIANVQTPISEPPKDESKSKTKKRRKKSQMKKKNSQRKTSSSSSVGSTGGGDTGDNISINSVPVANIDEGDVPASITTPISNATNSSSNDEQPSAPLLTAHTGDDSPITPNPASQRIDLDIHFFSDTEITTPVGGSSSGLGRGGAGRPSTPIQSDSELETTMRDKRHAGDDEKAASWKWGELPTPTQVAEATAIERQSMLSNVFSFMKKANRIRKEVNESGDIYLSDLDAGSLDPEMAALYFPSPKTTKAEVLVPATVEEDRESGNGTSLPHSPSSLEENQKSIDSDFDESKQQRDNKYLDFVAMSMCGMPENGSLPTHEDFDRHLISYPDEAIEQLMSPNLESIKLSSNGDKHEEIAAQPDNEGQPRRSWWSWRRSQDAVPIHSHPNAPIGKEDKDGDQLAVATQTSRPNSPDISDRTASKSDSLANPENTSALVDNLEELTMASNKSDEPKERYRKSLRLSSSAIKKLNLKEGMNEIEFSVTTAYQGTTRCKCYLFRWKHNDKIVISDIDGTITKSDVLGHILPMVGKDWAQLGVAQLFSKIEQNGYKLLYLSARAIGQSRVTREYLRSIRQGNVMLPDGPLLLNPTSLISAFHREVIEKKPEQFKIACLSDIRDLFPSKEPFYAGYGNRINDVWAYRAVGIPIMRIFTINTKGELKHELTQTFQSSGYINQSLEVDEYFPLLTHHDEYEYRTDIFDDEELEDELQFSDDYDIDNGNDAGDVEDFDDDIDDDDGIQSDAGGDDGLIMRRVSAKNEVLLVNRDNWLDHVPICRD, encoded by the exons ATGAATCGTCTAGTGAGAGCTTTTAGCAATTTTCGGGACTTTTACAACGACATCAATGCGGCGACCTTGACGGGTGCCATTGACGTCATTGCTGTTGAGCAGGAAGATGGAGAATTTCAGTGCTCACCCTTCCACGTCCGGTTTGGCAAACTGGGAGTGTTGCGGAGTCGCGAGAAGGTG GTGGACATTGAAATCAATGGAGTGCCAGTAGACATACAAATGAAACTTGGCGATTCCGGCGAAGCATTCTTCGTCGAGGAATACCCTGAGGATGACGACGAAGAGTTGCCCGAGAATCTGGCCACTTCGCCCATACCAAAGAGTTTCCTTCAGTCACTGGAGCACAAGGCCAATGACACTCTAGAGGACATTAGCGGAGTTACCGCCGATAACAA AAATGCTAGCGAAGAGTTGCAAATACCATTGCCTTTGCCACGTCGCAACTCCATAGACTTCTCCAAAGAGGAGCCTAAAGAGACAGTCGCCGAAGGTGTCAAATTCGAGAATCAAGTTTCGGATTACACACAGCGCAG ACACACTGACAACACTTTGGAGCGACGTAATCTCAGTGAGAAAATCAAGGAATTCACAACACAGAAAATACGTCAAGAGTGGGCCGAACATGAAGAACTCTTTCAGGGTGAAAAGAAGCCCATTGAGAAGGGAGAGAATCAAGTGGAAGAGCTGAAACCAGAGACACAGCCTGAAGCCGAGGCGTTTGCTCGACCTGCAGAAGTTGTAGTCCCCGCTCCCGCCATCGCCAATGTCCAAACCCCGATCAGCGAGCCACCCAAGGATGAgtcaaaaagcaaaaccaagAAGCGGCGCAAGAAGTCAcaaatgaagaagaaaaattccCAGCGCAAAACCTCTTCGAGTAGTTCGGTGGGCAGCACCGGAGGAGGTGATACTGGAGACAATATCTCCATAAACTCTGTACCCGTGGCCAACATTGATGAGGGCGATGTTCCAGCGTCCATCACCACTCCGATCTCCAACGCCACCAATTCCTCATCCAACGATGAGCAACCCTCGGCCCCTCTACTGACGGCCCACACCGGCGATGACAGCCCCATAACTCCCAATCCCGCCTCGCAGCGCATCGATCTGGACATTCATTTCTTTAGCGATACGGAGATCACCACTCCAGTGGGCGGAAGTTCGAGCGGATTGGGACGAGGTGGTGCCGGACGCCCCTCAACACCCATACAAAGCGACAGCGAACTAGAGACCACAATGAGAGACAAACGTCATGCGGGCGATGATGAAAAGGCGGCATCCTGGAAATGGGGCGAGCTGCCGACCCCAACCCAGGTTGCGGAGGCCACGGCAATCGAACGACAGTCGATGCTAAGCAACGTCTTTAGCTTCATGAAGAAGGCGAATCGCATACGCAAGGAAGTCAACGAGTCTGGAGACATTTACCTGTCCGATCTGGATGCTGGCAGCTTGGATCCAGAAATGGCAGCTCTCTACTTTCCTAGTCCAAAGACCACTAAGGCGGAAGTTCTGGTGCCAGCAACTGTGGAAGAGGATCGGGAGAGCGGGAACGGTACAAGTCTGCCGCACTCGCCCAGCTCGCTGGAGGAAAACCAGAAGAGCATTGACTCTGACTTTGATGAAAGCAAACAGCAGAGAGATAACAA GTATCTGGACTTTGTGGCCATGTCCATGTGCGGCATGCCAGAGAATGGTTCTCTGCCCACGCACGAGGATTTCGATCGTCATTTGATCAGCTATCCCGAT GAAGCTATAGAGCAGCTAATGTCACCGAATCTGGAGTCCATTAAATTGTCATCTAATGGCGATAAGCACGAGGAGATAGCAGCCCAGCCTGACAATGAGGGTCAACCTAGACGTTCCTGGTGGAGCTGGCGGCGCTCACAAGATGCTGTGCCCATTCATAGTCATCCCAATGCCCCAATCGGCAAAGAAGACAAGG ATGGTGATCAGTTGGCAGTGGCCACACAGACCTCTCGACCCAATTCACCGGATATCAGCGATCGTACCGCCAGCAAGAGCGACTCTCTGGCCAATCCGGAGAATACTTCGGCATTGGTGGATAATCTAGAAGAACTCACCATGGCCTCCAACAAAAGTGATGAGCCCAAAGAGCGCTACAGGAAATCGTTGCGTCTCAGCTCGTCGGCAATT AAAAAACTAAATCTGAAGGAGGGCatgaatgaaattgaatttagcGTGACGACTGCCTATCAGGGAACCACGCGATGTAAATGCTATCTCTTCCGCTGGAAGCACAATGACAAGATTGTGATCTCCGACATTGATGGCACCATCACCAAGTCCGATGTATTGGGTCACATATTGCCCATGGTGGGCAAGGATTGGGCACAATTGGGGGTGGCTCAGCTGTTTTCGAAAATTGAGCAGAACGGCTATAAATTGCTCTATCTGTCGGCCCGTGCCATTGGCCAGTCACGCGTGACTCGCGAATATTTACGATCTATACGTCAGGGTAATGTCATGTTGCCCGACGGTCCCCTCCTATTGAATCCCACATCATTGATATCGGCATTCCATCGCGAAGTGATTGAGAAGAAGCcagaacaatttaaaattgcCTGCCTCTCGGACATTAGGGATCTATTTCCAAGCAAGGAGCCCTTCTATGCGGGCTATGGCAATCGCATCAAT GATGTTTGGGCCTACCGTGCCGTGGGAATACCCATTATGCGGATCTTTACCATCAATACCAAGGGTGAACTGAAGCATGAACTTACCCAAACATTCCAGTCCTC TGGCTACATCAATCAGTCGCTCGAAGTGGACGAATACTTTCCACTGCTCACCCATCACGATGAGTACGAGTATCGCACGGATATATTCGATGATGAGGAATTAGAGGATGAGCTGCAGTTCAGCGACGATTACGACATCGACAATGGCAATGATGCTGGCGACGTTGAGGATTTCGATGATgatattgatgatgatgatggcattCAAAGCGACGCCGGCGGTGACGATGGTCTCATAATGCGCCGCGTGTCTGCCAAAAACGAAGTGCTATTGGTCAATAGGGATAATTGGCTTGACCACGTTCCTATATGTAGAGACTAA